A region of the Gadus morhua chromosome 1, gadMor3.0, whole genome shotgun sequence genome:
CTCAATGGACTTCCCTGaattaaataaaggttaaataaaagaTGTATAAAGCCCAGGCCGGTTTGTCTGTTAACACTGTGGGTGTGAAAACCGGCTGAATTGCTAGTTTAATCGTTCCCTGTTGCGCTACAAATAGCCCATGATAAACCCCTATCGGATTCAAATCGTTGAAAGACAggtcctttttttttgcatacctTTTACGTACTGATACGGTTAATTGTGGCTCTGAAAAGTGTCATACCGACTATTACCATTCCATTCACACACGATTTCATTGACATGCAAATATATGTCCAGGTTATTATTCAACAGTAGTTTCCCATTATCCACAGGGATGGTTTTCATTGTCCAAGGCACGGTACTCCATGGGCAACAAGCAAGTGTCCTCTCTTCAGTATGCCAGTGAGATGGAGCCACAGATTTTCGTGCAAGCCAGGTGAGTCTTCACGTCATGAAACAATTTTATTGCTATAATACTTtaataatatgtttaattaaatGCACCTatggaagttttttttttgggctcttTATTCATAtggaaatgcatttttttattgGCAATTCAACGTGCAACTTGGACATGCAATTTGAAAATACATTATGGATTAGCCAATTTAATATGCAAAGTAGCCATGAAATCCTGAATTAGTTTGAATAATTCCTGTTTCAATTCTGAACAAAATTAAATTCATATTGCAATTCAATGTAACATCGAAGCAGCGCCCCGATATGCACATTAAATTGCTGAATTTAATTTGAATTAAGAGGCTAAAAAGCTTCCATAATGCACCTTACTCAATAAGACTCTGTCCTTGTATGTGCAAATATACTTTGCAATAAAAATTATCCTGATGCTGATTTccaagtatgtttttttttcttaaattgtattaattatcATAGGTTAACTTTGTCATTTTGTTGATACAGGGCAGTGGAGAATGATGCACTTGAGTTCTGCACGGAAAGAATAACAATCCAAAGTCCTACTGAGCGCGTCCAGAACACCACGTCTGTGGAGGACATCGGGCCGAAAGAGGAGGGTGAGTCCGCCATGCACGTCACGACGTCCTTCCCATGggcaccaccacgaccaccccCTTGTGGAGGAATGGTTCAAACTGAGATGCGTTGTATTCCACAGGTGTGAGGAGAAGGATCAAGGCAAGTAAGGACATGGCTGAACCAGAGGAGCTTGTGGGAGCTTCCACTGAGAATCCTTCGCCCACATCCACAAAGCCTCCCAGCGGGTCTCACAGAAACAACAGTGATCAGAATCCTCAAGCGGACCCGTTGAAATGGTTCGGGATTCTGGTGCCACAGACCCTGAAACAAGCACAGTCATCGTTCAGGCAAGGTAGGGTGCTGCAGCTCAGCAAAAGGCTTGTTCCGCTTACTATTTTGCTTCCTGTTCAACGTCAAAGTGTTTTGTTGTCAAATGTGCAGATGATCGCACTCTACAATTACATTCATAAGtgaaaacaaatgaacaaaatgAAGCAAGATAACTAGAGTACCAGGCTTGGGGTTTGTGCACATCTAAGGTGATGGTTCATTTACAATGTtttgttacatttacatttatctcCAGAAATCGTTGTGTGATTCTAAGCCCTACATGTTCTTTCATGATATACATTTTGTGGGGACTTTTTGAATTGGGGATAAATATCCATGGAAGGAAATAAACTATCTGACAATCTCATGTACGTATTTAAACTCGTATTGGTATCAACATagctgttttttcttttgtgttctAGTTATAGAGCTGTCCGCGGAGATCGCTACTCTACAGGCTGCAGTTCTCAAGACCAGAGAGGAGTTTAGGCTTGCCCTGAAACTGAGCTGTTGAAACCATTGCGAGTAAAGTCTGAGCAGTAATCTTTATACATATTGACAGATGATTAGGAAAGTCGACTGGAGTCACACAGGTGGAACCAAATGTTCTGGTGAATTTTATTAGGTTGTATACAGACCTTTGATGTCACTGGGACAAATGTTGGTTAGTGTTATTTAAAGATTAAGTCATGTCATGTCTGTGTTTTCAAATTGGATTGGTAGCTTTTTGTATAAAGGGATATTATGcttatatgtttgttttttgactGAAGTGAAACAATGTTTAATTTAAATCTTGGAAATAAAATGTTCTGTACAGATGGGCACTTTATATTGTGTTGACTTAATAACGTTAACTCGGTCAAAGAAGAAATAGGCCTATGGTTGGCCTTGGCCAAGATGATTGGCCTGTCGAAATCGCCTAGCTACAAATAAAATAGACGGACATTTTTTACCAATACCTAATTATATAATGGgtattatatataatgtattatttattataaaatgtacTGTATTACATTTAGTGTTAAAGTTTATGTAAATTACTAATATGATATATGATGATGTATTAgttatgaatgtatgtatttgtaGTTAAAGTAACAATGTATTTtacaataagtaataacttaatatGATATCCTATTCATGATTCTATTGGTGAGCAACATATTCAACCTATATTTTTAATCAACGCCGACACCAGGTGCAGAATATTACCATGATCTCCATATTTATTAACATATTTATCATTTAATAAGTGCCATAATAAAAAGATGGAGCGCCAGAGCAGCTCTCCCCTAAGCAGCTGTTCGGCTGCGATGGACCAGAGCCGAACATGGCCGGGAACTGTCGAAACGATAGGAAGCCAAACTCccgtttattgtgtgtgtagcCTACTTCCTGGTCCAATTATTACAGATAGTCTGTTCCGTCCGCCTCCATGAAGCCCATCACCGCTCAGCCTCCGTCTCGGATGCGTCCGATTGTGCGAGAGACGCGATGATCCGAGACGTGGAATGCAGCCAACGTTGTTTTTCATCAATGTTTTGTCATTGTCTGCAGGAGCTAGGGCCATTCCGTCCGATAGTAGGCACGAATGCGACGCAACTCCTGCTTGGaattacattttcttttgtGCACCCAACGGgctgttaatttttttttgatgTGCGATTAATGGGAGAGGAAAACGGGTCGCCTTTAGCTCTGGGTTAGAGACTCGTATTTGCAGAGTCTGGATTCTCCATGCGATCaagttatctttttttttttacccgtGACCACTAAGATAACGCTCCAATGGCGTCAGTGTCAAAGGTATCAATTTTGGATTACTTTAATATAGTCTTCGAAGGCGAAAATGGCAAGATCGAGTCCAACTGCAAGGCTTGTGGCACGAGAATTCAGGCGAAGCGAAGTGTCACGTCCAACTTCGTAACGCATCTCAAGGTAATGATACTAAATCCCTCCATCCCATAACTTGAAAGACAACCCCAATGTTCTATTAGACATATGCAGGGCCATGTCCTGTCGTTAAGCATCGATGCGTAAGTAAACACGCAATGCATTGTAATGATACCCCCATTTCTCCATACTTCATGGAATATATAAAGAAGTTGCCGAACTGAAGTGTCATCTatctatattttattatttgagaCGGTTTTTTTCACATTCCATCTTTACATTGTTCCcaacacaatctctctctctctctctctctctctctctctctctctctctctctctctctctctcagcgcaAGCACCAGGCTATGTATGATGAGTTTGTCAAAAGGAAAGACATGAAGAGGGAGGCTTACTCCTCTGGGTCGCTGCACAGCTTCAATGCCAACGGTGGGACCCCTCGCTACAGCCACCCTGCCAGcactggaggaggcggagcgccGATAGTCGGAGGAGTAGGGACCTTAGagggagcaggtggagggggaggtggaggggtgtcCAAGTTCGACAGACATGATCCACGCCAGGTGTGTGTTTACCACCACAGGAACCACTATGTTTCATGTAGCACACATACAGCACTGTAAGGAACCGGAGCCCCcttttatcttgtttatttcccccccccatGAGGTGCTCATCTCGGAGGCCATCGCTAAGATGATGGTGCGTGACCTGCAGCCAGCGTACACGGTGGAGAACCCGGGTTTCAGGGAGCTCCTGCAGCTGCTGGAGCCGCGCTACACCCCTGAGCCCCGGCAGTACTTCCAGAACCAGCTGCTGCCTGCCTACGCCTACCAGGCCCAGCTGGCCACGCGACAAGCCCTGGCCTCGGCGCTGGCCCTGAGCCTGAGCCTGGACCTCTGGAGCAGCCTCTCTGGTGGGAAGTCAGGGTGAGGGGCTGTTCACGTCTACCGTCCATCGGGTACACCAGATATCTAGAGACACTTCAGTAATACCGGGAGGAGATACTCTACACTGGATGCTTTGCAGTATAGCCATCGAACACAGATTTTACCTGCTGCTCATTCTTAACATGTTAACAGATGGCAGACTCAGTTTAAACATTATGCCCTCCACAATAGCCTTTAGATTTTTACTACTAGCATGggaaaacatttaatgaaaatgCATGCATATTCAAAGACTGAAGTCACAACGGAAATTTCAATAGAATGTTCCATTTCAATTGTCATTTTCAGATACATTTCATAGACGTTCGCTGAAAATTAGAAAATAGGAAACTAACAAATTTGAATTTCATTTTTAAAGACCAACTCCGCAATATTCAAatgttatttacattttttgaatTAAAATGCACCATAAATAGTATAACTTAATTTAAGCCATTTGACAATGTTCAAAAACTGTATTTCTCAGTAGGGATCCTTCCGTAATTATAATTTATAACAAATTGAAATGAAAGCTCAATTGATTACATGCCATATTGCAATGTTTTTGTGGTGTCTTTATTGAAATGGAAAAAAGCATTTTCTTCAATTGGCAATTCATTGTGCAAATATAATCGGAGCCCGTCAGTGTCAGAACAAGCACCGGGAGTGGACCTACATGATGGGTGTAAGTGCCCCAAAGCATAACATCGCATCCCTTTTTTTTCGTGGAATATGGCTGCAGTGTTCTTGCTTAATACTGGTCCAATCAAAAAAGGATTCCCCTAAACCCCAAATAATCTGGATATAGAGAAGAATGAAGAATACCAAAGTCTTCCTTTAAACAAACCTGGGAGCTTCGGTGCCGCCCATCTGGCTTTACCGTAAATCTTTTACCATATACCCATTGGAATTAACATTTGAATATTATTACCATTAAGCAGTATGAGAGAGCAAGAGTCATTGAAAGTGAAATGGCTTTTGCATTTTAATTTTCAAATGGTCACGCCTCCGTTTGGCCCCCACTGATGAGTCGATGGTTATCTCCTTGTAGGTACCTGGGGGTCACCTGCCACTTCCTCACCTGTGAATGGCAGATGCGATCAGCCCTTCTGGCGTGCCTTCCCCTCGGCAGGACGGGGTCTGGGGGCGGTCACGTGCTGGCTGAATTCGAGGAGGTGTGTCACGCGCACGGGGTGTCCGGTAAGGCGTTCCGCGTGGTGGCCGAACCCTTTCCCGCCCTAACGCCCCCAGCCAGGACCTCCTGCCTTCCCGGGTTTAACATCGCCGGCGGCGGCATCGGCGGGCTGGAGCAGGAGGCGGACGACGCGGCGCCCGGCGGTGGCGACGACGACCCGGGGGAGTCGGGCGGCAGGAACGGGCACGGCGAGGGAcgggaggacggggagggggagcagggccTGGGGGCGTCCCGGGTGGACTGCTTCTCCGACTCGCTGGACCGCTGCGTGGGGGAGGGGCTGCACTCCTGCCCCCAGCTGCGCTCCGCCCTGGCCAAGGCCGCCTGCTTCTACAACTACATCACCT
Encoded here:
- the vma22 gene encoding vacuolar ATPase assembly protein VMA22 isoform X1, coding for MGLSKTEETSLLLDEQLLQYMDQLESLQEKRSALNTLIEQGWFSLSKARYSMGNKQVSSLQYASEMEPQIFVQARAVENDALEFCTERITIQSPTERVQNTTSVEDIGPKEEGVRRRIKASKDMAEPEELVGASTENPSPTSTKPPSGSHRNNSDQNPQADPLKWFGILVPQTLKQAQSSFRQVIELSAEIATLQAAVLKTREEFRLALKLSC
- the vma22 gene encoding vacuolar ATPase assembly protein VMA22 isoform X2, with the translated sequence MTYFWSADIQQGQLTKKGTSKSLQSSGWFSLSKARYSMGNKQVSSLQYASEMEPQIFVQARAVENDALEFCTERITIQSPTERVQNTTSVEDIGPKEEGVRRRIKASKDMAEPEELVGASTENPSPTSTKPPSGSHRNNSDQNPQADPLKWFGILVPQTLKQAQSSFRQVIELSAEIATLQAAVLKTREEFRLALKLSC
- the si:dkey-109j17.5 gene encoding uncharacterized protein si:dkey-109j17.5, with amino-acid sequence MASVSKVSILDYFNIVFEGENGKIESNCKACGTRIQAKRSVTSNFVTHLKRKHQAMYDEFVKRKDMKREAYSSGSLHSFNANGGTPRYSHPASTGGGGAPIVGGVGTLEGAGGGGGGGVSKFDRHDPRQVLISEAIAKMMVRDLQPAYTVENPGFRELLQLLEPRYTPEPRQYFQNQLLPAYAYQAQLATRQALASALALSLSLDLWSSLSGGKSGYLGVTCHFLTCEWQMRSALLACLPLGRTGSGGGHVLAEFEEVCHAHGVSGKAFRVVAEPFPALTPPARTSCLPGFNIAGGGIGGLEQEADDAAPGGGDDDPGESGGRNGHGEGREDGEGEQGLGASRVDCFSDSLDRCVGEGLHSCPQLRSALAKAACFYNYITSAVPPEKLRQVLDGPGGVSGKPGSFLPDIKDWASQLKVLRQLLDSVEFLEELSGRGELALCDEERAQLRELIDTLEPFTEAWDMIHWDRPTDRHVSISLALPCVLGLRKHLSETSTPHCPSLLAGLAQAVERRLAPILEDPLYISVTTLDPQFKLTWSSNPDWHRQVLLEELSKHAPPSLSVHPPAATEIHSQAPRSSPASSPISSLSRPCKLFSFIKQRPTMQAKSLEQELAGYLREEPTDEDPLHYWRRKAIDFPLLAQVAKRTFTIPASSTVVSSIFTTARQNLQLERGCVLPKHLETLIYLKANYRLLWT